One genomic region from Astyanax mexicanus isolate ESR-SI-001 unplaced genomic scaffold, AstMex3_surface scaffold_38, whole genome shotgun sequence encodes:
- the LOC125794050 gene encoding interferon-induced very large GTPase 1-like — protein MGNLLWGKKEEKMDWSDSEHTSDGPGDLASPEPAWTGLDPERNTVTMAPTTAIGLQQEGESRARLKEDLLKRLDLDLKYNNKLTKGCFLEITPSLQNNECRTEKDLVHTFIQRLLTIDYRARYLSVKNDPTIPKSHPAGKCAFGALSNRNAGNKEKKQAHVHPMDVEMAVFHCSDNFLQQIMVTKLSQCQYAVPLLLPNPFTGQIEFPLWTMRQISKSWKTMDTSGRVTSKTLPMYKAQTPVVTFFRIGSISSSKSQLMNRLINEKHDTFFHRDCPGSSRERLLMDEVVEIGWYLPSGNSTDYFSDCVAFCNLHGDSSINETQRKILTEMSSVNVVLLPQLDENDNNMVIVKELCEGLTPLIVILTDEEDDSEDAVSEIGEGKYRVSLKGRNQSDVSVALREVIKNCLSEQLVTFSVEKIAEHSEIKLDEDNEDCHRGKEAAQQIMRLLKREDPSTVKEKYLPCQGKLWHDWCKKNKDLRRLKGDNLELEKSRKEAEMKEIRIKQQNHGFSELMRLVVESLDLLSGSGKMYFLKWLAILLDDFTSDTLSALLKEYHQKWSEVLALKKKHDKFEDEKTKTRLKHKLDKQTYDFSKKMHLEHDKTDQLKTEQLNLEKISNKLNSATFGLEHMLREMGQIYEALVSQKRGTKRKRNVDYTGLPKLAAELMISGHPMELMDGDAAHVPLVWVSAVLDKVIRKLGDQRVFVLSVLGIQSSGKSTMLNAMFGLQFAVSAGRCTRGAFMQLVKVSEEMKEELKFDYILVVDTEGLRALELAGKDTLHHDNELATFVAGLGNMTLINIFGENPSEMQDILQIVVQAFMRMKQVRLNPSCVFVHQNVTDVAAGEKMMEGRRRLQDRLDEMTKLAAEDEVCDAECFSDIIAFNVQKDVKYFSQLWEGSPPMAPPNPRYSENVQELKRDIVSRASKTNCMKLSQFQQRVKDLWEALLNENFVFSFRNTLEISVYRKLEVEYEKWTWSLRSAMLSIEDKMLNRISSGKVEAVEKQELMREMSETLQKVQTSFKKYFEEDSERQTLIQWKSRFEKQIQHVHDDLIDEAKRKLDENIKQKNIRKNLDEQLKNHENTLFEKSKELALKFKDQSENKKQNLRDLKAEFDSVWGKWVSDLTKDVPEIKDINISNDVINILGGMFSEYGVVLDQKKRAEYRKIHIVADYSSYVSMKRVKLGPVPLWKQSLNPEDQISIRELISKVIQQTTEKVNSFPVSVQGYSSGYIQQIVRDVKQRVQEFKPRDDSFEFKKEFFVDLSLYVCEQAEKCFVELHRKYRETNDPVLHFKMKKAEYFKVFMNYYQGATSAAVLGDQICVKLKETILQSVYNMIAKFICDQMRGKPPFNGNRGDLEKHILKSLAEQEGDKEEKFNNFLTYMNQPKIHFENFIRDRVRQYMAAENPQAVSVIKEHINHKQRIVISAAEEARNEVKLISGDINKWLEIFSNSLVDELGDTRVHLSDDVTKNVTDYDVLVDVIKKELLVVVKGLKVNLCKLSDLRKEMFREKPEEILIKHFCRCCWKQCPFCGAVCTNSQENHTEKHQAEFHRSGGMKGWHFRGTTEFSINFCTTKVATDNLNFFTGNPEKKYPYREFWTAGGEYAEWSISADFSSLAYWKWFVCEFHENLEKYHNKTFSGKGEIPPEWKTLIQSEAVASLGIIK, from the coding sequence GAAGGAGAATCAAGAGCCAGACTAAAAGAAGACCTGCTTAAGAGACTTGACCTTGATCTGAAATATAACAACAAGCTAACCAAAGGATGCTTCCTTGAAATAACCCCATCATTACAGAACAATGAGTGCAGAACTGAGAAGGATCTTGTTCACACTTTTATTCAAAGGCTTCTGACCATAGATTATAGAGCAAGATACCTCTCTGTTAAAAATGACCCAACAATACCAAAGTCTCATCCAGCTGGAAAATGTGCATTTGGTGCCCTTTCAAACAGAAATGCtggaaacaaagaaaagaaacaagCTCATGTTCACCCAATGGATGTTGAAATGGCAGTGTTTCATTGTTCAGATAATTTCCTTCAGCAGATCATGGTAACTAAGCTGTCTCAGTGTCAGTATGCAGTTCCTCTGCTGCTTCCAAATCCTTTTACTGGACAGATTGAATTCCCTCTGTGGACGATGCGTCAGATCAGTAAGAGTTGGAAGACTATGGATACTTCTGGCAGAGTCACCAGTAAGACCCTGCCCATGTACAAAGCTCAAACTCCAGTGGTCACGTTCTTCAGGATTGGTTCGATTTCTTCATCAAAGTCTCAGCTGATGAACAGGCTTATCAATGAGAAGCACGACACGTTCTTCCACCGGGACTGTCCCGGCAGCAGCAGAGAGCGTCTACTGATGGATGAAGTGGTGGAGATTGGATGGTACCTCCCATCTGGGAACAGCACTGATTATTTCTCAGACTGTGTAGCATTCTGTAATCTACATGGAGATTCCAGCATCAACGAGACTCAGAGAAAGATTCTTACAGAAATGTCCTCTGTGAATGTTGTACTTTTACCTCAACTTGATGAGAATGACAACAATATGGTTATTGTGAAGGAACTTTGTGAAGGTTTAACTCCTCTCATAGTTATTTTGACTGATGAAGAGGATGATTCTGAAGATGCTGTATCTGAGATTGGCGAAGGAAAATACAGAGTATCACTGAAGGGCAGAAATCAGTCTGATGTTTCTGTTGCTCTCAGAGAAGTTATCAAGAACTGCCTCTCAGAACAGCTTGTGACCTTCAGTGTGGAGAAGATAGCAGAACATTCAGAAATAAAGTTAGATGAGGATAATGAAGACTGTCATAGAGGAAAGGAAGCTGCACAACAGATAATGAGATTACTGAAAAGAGAAGATCCATCAACAGTCAAAGAAAAGTATCTGCCCTGCCAGGGGAAACTATGGCATGactggtgcaaaaaaaacaaggacCTGCGACGTCTTAAAGGTGACAACTTAGAATTAGAGAAAAGCAGAAAGGAAGCAGAAATGAAGGAAATAAGAATCAAACAGCAGAATCATGGTTTCAGTGAACTCATGCGGTTAGTTGTAGAAAGTTTAGACTTGCTGTCAGGAAGTGGGAAAATGTATTTCCTCAAGTGGCTGGCAATCCTACTGGATGATTTCACTTCAGACACACTATCTGCCCTACTGAAAGAGTACCACCAAAAATGGTCAGAGgtgttggctttaaaaaaaaagcatgacaaATTTGaggatgaaaaaacaaaaactagaCTTAAACATAAATTAGACAAACAAACTTATGATTTCTCCAAAAAAATGCATCTGGAACATGACAAAACAGATCAACTGAAAACTGAACAACTAAATCTAGAAAAGATCTCCAACAAGCTTAATTCTGCCACATTTGGTTTGGAGCACATGCTGAGAGAGATGGGTCAGATTTATGAAGCTTTAGTCTCTCAGAAAAGAGGaacgaaaagaaaaagaaatgtagACTATACTGGCCTTCCTAAACTTGCTGCTGAACTTATGATATCTGGCCACCCGATGGAGCTGATGGACGGTGATGCTGCTCATGTTCCTCTGGTCTGGGTTTCAGCAGTTCTGGATAAGGTCATCAGAAAACTGGGAGACCAGAGAGTCTTTGTGTTGTCAGTTCTGGGAATTCAGAGCTCAGGGAAATCCACCATGCTCAACGCCATGTTCGGACTCCAGTTTGCAGTCAGTGCTGGAAGATGCACCAGAGGAGCCTTCATGCAGCTGGTGAAAGTGTCTGAAGAGATGAAGGAGGAACTGAAGTTTGACTACATTCTGGTTGTTGATACTGAAGGTCTCAGAGCTTTAGAGCTGGCAGGAAAAGACACCCTACATCATgataatgaactggcaacatttgTTGCAGGACTTGGAAACATGACTTTGATCAACATCTTTGGAGAAAACCCATCAGAGATGCAGGACATCCTTCAGATTGTTGTTCAGGCCTTTATGAGGATGAAGCAGGTCAGATTGAATCccagctgtgtgtttgttcatcagaatgttactgatgttgcagCTGGAGAGAAAATGATGGAGGGAAGAAGGCGGTTACAAGACAGACTGGATGAAATGACCAAGTTAGCTGCAGAAGATGAAGTGTGTGATGCAGAATGTTTCAGTGACATCATTGCATTTAACGTACAGAAGGATGTGAAGTACTTTTCTCAGCTCTGGGAGGGCAGCCCACCCATGGCTCCACCAAACCCACGCTACAGTGAAAATGTTCAGGAGCTGAAGAGAGACATTGTTTCTCGTGCATCAAAAACAAACTGCATGAAATTATCACAGTTTCAGCAGCGAGTGAAAGATCTCTGGGAGGCTCTGCTGAATGAAAACTTTGTCTTCAGTTTCAGGAACACACTAGAGATATCAGTGTACAGGAAACTGGAGGTGGAGTATGAGAAATGGACCTGGAGTCTCAGGAGTGCCATGCTGAGTATTGAAGACAAGATGCTGAACAGAATCTCCAGTGGAAAGGTGGAAGCAGTAGAAAAACAAGAGCTGATGAGAGAAATGTCAGAAACCCTGCAGAAAGTAcaaacatcatttaaaaagtattttgaaGAAGACAGTGAAAGACAAACTCTGATTCAGTGGAAAAGCAGATTTGAGAAGCAAATACAGCATGTCCATGATGACCTCATAGATGAGGCCAAAAGAAAACTGGATGAGAATATCAAACAGAAAAACATCCGGAAAAATCTGGATGAGCAGCTGAAAAATCATGAGAATACTCTCTTTGAAAAGAGTAAAGAACTTGCTTTGAAGTTTAAAGATCAGagtgaaaacaaaaaacagaatttgagaGACCTGAAAGCAGAATTTGATTCAGTGTGGGGAAAGTGGGTCTCTGATTTAACTAAAGATGTTCCAGAAATCAAAGATATAAACATCTCAAATGATGTCATTAACATTTTGGGGGGGATGTTTTCTGAATATGGTGTTGTTCTTGATCAAAAGAAGAGAGCAGAGTACAGAAAGATTCACATTGTTGCTGATTACAGCAGTTATGTTTCTATGAAAAGGGTCAAGTTGGGACCTGTTCCTTTATGGAAACAGTCTCTTAATCCAGAAGATCAGATATCAATACGAGAACTGATTTCTAAAGTCATCcaacaaacaacagaaaaagtgAATTCATTTCCAGTCTCAGTGCAGGGATACAGCTCAGGCTACATCCAGCAAATTGTGCGTGATGTCAAACAACGAGTGCAGGAGTTTAAACCAAGAGATGACTCCTTTGAGTTTAAGAAAGAGTTCTTTGTGGAtctctctctttatgtgtgtGAACAAGCTGAGAAATGCTTTGTAGAACTTCACAggaaatacagagaaacaaaTGATCCAGTTCTTCACTTCAAAATGAAAAAAGCTGAGTACTTTAAAGTTTTCATGAACTACTATCAGGGAGCAACATCTGCAGCAGTGCTTGGAGACCAAATCTGTGTTAAACTGAAAGAAACAATCCTGCAGAGTGTGTACAACATGATCGCTAAATTCATCTGTGATCAGATGAGAGGAAAACCTCCATTTAATGGGAACAGAGGAGATCTGGAGAAGCACATTCTGAAGTCTCTGGCAGAGCAGGAGGGAGATAAGGAGGAGAAGTTTAATAACTTCTTAACATACATGAACCAGCCGAAGATCCACTTTGAAAATTTCATCAGAGACAGAGTTAGACAGTACATGGCAGCAGAAAACCCTCAGGCAGTCTCTGTAATAAAAGAACACATCAACCACAAACAGAGAATTGTCATCAGTGCAGCAGAAGAGGCCAGAAATGAAGTCAAACTCATCAGTGGCGATATCAACAAGTGGCTGGAGATTTTCTCCAACAGTCTTGTAGATGAGTTAGGAGATACTAGAGTTCACCTGAGTGATGATGTCACTAAGAATGTCACTGATTATGATGTTCTTGTAGATGTTATAAAAAAAGAGCTCTTGGTTGTTGTTAAAGGGCTAAAAGTAAACCTCTGTAAACTTTCAGATCTGAGAAAGGAGATGTTCAGAGAAAAGCCTGAGGAGATTCTGATTAAACACTTCTGCAGGTGCTGTTGGAAGCAGTGTCCCTTCTGTGGAGCCGTCTGTACCAACAGTCAAGAAAATCATACTGAAAAACACCAGGCTGAATTCCATCGCTCAGGTGGAATGAAAGGATGGCATTTTAGAGGCACAACCGAGTTTTCTATAAACTTTTGTACAACAAAAGTAGCAACAGATAACCTGAATTTTTTTACAGGCAACCCAGAGAAGAAATACCCTTATAGAGAGTTCTGGACTGCAGGAGGAGAGTACGCTGAATGGAGCATCTCTGCAGATTTTTCTTCTCTGGCCTACTGGAAATGGTTTGTTTGTGAATTTCACGAAAACCTTGAAAAATACCACAACAAAACCTTTAGTGGAAAAGGAGAGATTCCGCCTGAATGGAAAACTCTTATTCAGTCTGAGGCAGTTGCAAGTTTaggaataattaaataa